A section of the Rhodospirillales bacterium genome encodes:
- a CDS encoding alginate export family protein encodes MKNKILLLTAAFLAIPSTLHAEDAKTGITPFGQVRLRYENVDQDGLTKDADALTARINAGLKTDKIHDFQGLVELQAIQHLSQDNFNDGVNGKATYPTVSDPQNAEINQLWLAWSGLPGVEAKVGRQAVNWDNQRFVGSVDWRQNDQTLDSALLSYTGIEKLTLQYGYLWNINRITGGDHTLGDIESNSHIARASYALAPWLTATAYGLSLDFDNWATKSSRTYGLRLTGDVPVTEGWTGFYELEAAKQNDAHNNTANYSEGYFLVSPGIKGYGLNIQPGYEKLGGNGTSSFQTPLATLHKFNGWADKFLDTPANGLEDTFINVSYTLPESVAPLNGIVLSAAWHDYNADRTSTDYGTEADFSVKKSFKGPDYTKGIDVILKYADYNADGLYTDTQKAWAQVDVKF; translated from the coding sequence ATGAAAAATAAAATTCTTCTTCTAACCGCAGCTTTCTTAGCCATACCGTCCACACTGCACGCCGAAGATGCAAAAACAGGCATCACCCCTTTCGGGCAAGTACGCCTTCGCTATGAGAACGTCGATCAGGACGGACTGACCAAAGACGCGGACGCCCTGACAGCCCGCATCAACGCAGGCCTCAAAACCGATAAGATCCATGACTTTCAGGGTCTGGTTGAGCTACAGGCTATTCAACACCTCTCTCAGGACAACTTTAACGACGGCGTCAACGGCAAAGCCACATACCCCACGGTATCCGACCCGCAGAACGCCGAAATCAACCAGCTCTGGCTCGCATGGTCTGGCCTCCCAGGCGTTGAAGCTAAAGTAGGCCGTCAGGCCGTCAACTGGGATAACCAGCGCTTTGTAGGCTCCGTTGATTGGCGCCAGAATGACCAGACGCTGGACTCCGCCCTGCTGTCTTATACGGGGATCGAAAAACTGACCCTGCAATACGGCTATCTCTGGAACATCAACCGCATCACGGGCGGTGACCACACATTGGGCGACATTGAATCAAACAGCCACATCGCCCGCGCCAGCTACGCTCTTGCCCCGTGGCTCACGGCAACCGCCTACGGCCTATCTCTTGACTTCGACAACTGGGCTACAAAATCATCCCGCACCTATGGCCTGCGTTTGACCGGCGATGTGCCCGTCACGGAAGGCTGGACTGGTTTTTACGAACTCGAAGCCGCAAAACAGAACGATGCGCACAACAACACCGCCAATTATAGCGAAGGGTACTTCCTCGTATCCCCGGGCATCAAAGGTTATGGCCTGAATATCCAGCCGGGCTACGAGAAACTGGGCGGTAACGGCACGTCATCCTTCCAGACACCGCTGGCCACACTGCACAAATTCAACGGCTGGGCCGATAAATTTCTGGATACACCCGCAAACGGTCTTGAAGACACGTTTATAAACGTATCCTACACCCTGCCTGAAAGCGTAGCACCGCTAAACGGTATTGTCCTAAGCGCCGCATGGCATGACTATAATGCCGACCGCACGAGCACGGATTACGGCACGGAAGCCGATTTCTCGGTAAAAAAATCCTTCAAAGGGCCTGATTATACCAAAGGGATCGACGTGATACTCAAGTACGCCGACTACAACGCCGATGGCCTGTACACCGACACGCAAAAAGCGTGGGCACAGGTCGATGTCAAATTCTAG
- a CDS encoding nitrate reductase subunit alpha encodes MSYLLDRFSFFKKNDDETFSEGHGVTTSENRGWEEAYRDRWAHDKIVRSTHGVNCTGSCSWKIYVKNGLITWETQQTDYPRTRPDLPNHEPRGCARGASYSWYIYSANRLKYPMVRKRLLKLWREVKRKVCNPVDAWAHIQADPALRKSYQEVRGRGGFVRAEWDEVNEIIAAANIHTIKKHGPDRVIGFSPIPAMSMVSYAAGSRYLSLIGGVCMSFYDWYCDLPPSSPQTWGEQTDVPESADWYNAGFIMMWGSNVPQTRTPDAHFMTEARYKGTQIVTVTPDYSEASKFADIWLNPKQGTDAAMGMAMGHVILKEFHLDRVDPYFDEYTRTYTDMPFLVRLDKRDGRYVPGRFLRASDFADGMGEANNPEWKTLCFDEKTGDVVVPKGSIGFRWGEEGKWNIVPAESRTGRAFVMRKTLKGAQDDIVPVGFPYFAGQEHEHGYFEPNAHDEILDRNLPVKYLQLKEGRVPVVTVFDLLCAQYGIDRGFGGGNVASGYDQNIPYTPAWQEKITGVDAGKVIRVARAFADNASTTKGKSMIIIGAAMNHWYHMDMNYRACINMLTFCGCVGQSGGGWSHYVGQEKLRPQTGWAPLAFALDWARPPRQQNSTSFFYAHTDQWRYETLGLQEILSPTADKKAWKGTLIDCNVRAERMGWLPSAPQLQENPIALVREAEKAGKDPIAHVVERLKSGNLRMSCEDPDAPDNWPRNLFVWRSNLLGSSGKGHEYFLKHLLGTQHGVQGKDLGAEGRGSVSDVTWHDAAPEGKLDLLVTLDFRMSTTCMYSDIVLPTASWYEKNDLNTSDMHPFIHPLSAAIDPVWQSKSDWEIYKGIAKKFSELTVGHLGVEKDLVLNPLMHDSPSELAQPDVREWRHSQCDAIPGKTMPTMKVVERDYPNTYARFTSLGPLMEKAGNGGKGIAWNTEHEVDFLKKLNGTKEGRAKIESDIDACEVILSLAPETNGEVAVKSWAALSKITGRDHTHLALPKEEEKIRFRDIQAQPRKIISSPTWSGIESEHVCYNAGYTNVHEFIPWRTLTGRQQLYQDHPWMLDFGEGLVSYRPPINTGTVQNMLDKHGKESPTVLLNWITPHQKWGIHSTYSDNLHMLTLSRGGPIVWMSETDAQKIGAKDNDWLEVFNTNGAIVARAVVSQRVNEGMMMMYHAQEKIVNMPGSQITGARGGIHNSVTRATVKPTHMIGGYAQQSYGFNYYGTVGSNRDEFVIVRKMDRVDWMDGSVPQEAAQ; translated from the coding sequence ATGAGTTATCTGCTGGACCGTTTTTCCTTCTTCAAAAAAAATGACGACGAGACTTTTTCGGAAGGCCACGGCGTTACGACATCCGAAAATCGAGGATGGGAAGAAGCGTATCGTGATCGTTGGGCGCATGATAAAATCGTGCGCTCGACACACGGGGTCAACTGCACTGGCTCCTGCTCATGGAAAATCTATGTCAAAAACGGCCTGATTACGTGGGAAACACAGCAGACGGATTATCCGCGTACGCGGCCCGATCTGCCGAACCACGAGCCACGCGGCTGTGCGCGTGGTGCCAGTTATTCGTGGTACATCTATAGCGCCAATCGACTCAAATACCCAATGGTGCGAAAACGCCTGTTAAAATTATGGCGCGAAGTCAAACGCAAGGTTTGTAACCCTGTTGATGCGTGGGCGCATATTCAGGCCGATCCCGCTTTGCGCAAATCATATCAGGAAGTGCGTGGACGCGGCGGCTTTGTGCGTGCCGAGTGGGATGAAGTCAACGAGATTATCGCCGCTGCCAACATCCATACCATCAAAAAACATGGACCTGACCGCGTGATCGGTTTCTCGCCCATTCCTGCGATGTCGATGGTATCTTATGCGGCGGGATCGCGTTATCTATCGCTTATCGGCGGCGTGTGCATGAGCTTTTACGACTGGTATTGCGACTTGCCTCCTTCCAGTCCGCAAACATGGGGCGAGCAGACGGACGTGCCGGAAAGTGCCGATTGGTATAATGCCGGTTTTATCATGATGTGGGGTTCCAACGTGCCGCAAACGCGCACGCCGGACGCCCATTTTATGACCGAAGCGCGGTATAAAGGTACACAGATTGTCACCGTAACGCCTGATTATTCCGAGGCTTCAAAATTTGCCGATATCTGGCTTAACCCGAAGCAGGGCACGGATGCCGCGATGGGGATGGCCATGGGGCATGTGATTTTGAAGGAATTCCATCTTGATCGCGTTGATCCGTATTTTGACGAATATACACGTACCTATACCGATATGCCTTTTCTTGTACGCCTCGATAAACGCGATGGCCGCTATGTGCCAGGGCGTTTCCTGCGTGCTTCCGACTTTGCGGATGGTATGGGGGAAGCCAATAACCCGGAGTGGAAGACGCTGTGCTTTGATGAAAAAACAGGCGATGTGGTGGTGCCGAAGGGGTCCATCGGCTTCCGTTGGGGCGAGGAAGGCAAGTGGAACATCGTGCCGGCTGAATCCAGAACCGGACGTGCGTTTGTTATGCGCAAAACACTGAAGGGCGCGCAGGATGATATCGTTCCTGTTGGCTTCCCGTATTTTGCGGGGCAGGAACATGAGCATGGCTATTTTGAGCCAAACGCGCATGACGAGATTTTGGATCGCAACCTTCCTGTTAAATATTTGCAGTTAAAAGAAGGTCGTGTGCCTGTAGTTACGGTATTTGATTTGCTCTGTGCCCAGTATGGCATTGATCGTGGGTTTGGTGGCGGCAATGTAGCTTCCGGTTACGATCAAAACATCCCGTACACACCGGCCTGGCAAGAAAAAATTACGGGCGTGGATGCCGGGAAAGTCATTCGTGTTGCCCGCGCCTTTGCGGACAACGCATCCACGACCAAGGGTAAGTCGATGATCATCATCGGTGCGGCCATGAACCACTGGTACCACATGGACATGAACTACCGCGCCTGCATCAACATGCTGACCTTCTGCGGGTGTGTCGGGCAATCGGGTGGAGGCTGGTCACATTACGTGGGGCAGGAAAAACTGCGCCCGCAAACCGGCTGGGCACCCTTGGCCTTTGCACTTGATTGGGCGCGTCCGCCCCGCCAGCAGAACAGCACATCGTTTTTCTATGCGCATACCGACCAATGGCGCTATGAAACACTGGGCTTGCAGGAGATTTTATCACCTACGGCTGATAAAAAGGCATGGAAAGGGACGTTGATTGATTGCAACGTGCGCGCCGAGCGCATGGGATGGTTGCCATCAGCGCCGCAGCTTCAGGAAAACCCGATTGCGTTGGTTCGTGAAGCAGAAAAAGCAGGTAAAGACCCCATCGCGCATGTTGTCGAGCGTCTTAAATCCGGCAATTTGCGCATGTCGTGTGAAGATCCGGATGCGCCGGATAATTGGCCTCGCAACCTGTTTGTGTGGCGTTCAAACCTTTTGGGGTCGAGCGGCAAGGGGCACGAATATTTCCTGAAGCACCTGCTTGGTACGCAGCATGGTGTCCAGGGTAAGGATTTAGGCGCTGAAGGGCGTGGTTCTGTCAGCGATGTGACGTGGCATGATGCGGCGCCGGAGGGCAAGCTAGACTTGCTGGTGACACTCGATTTCCGCATGTCCACGACCTGTATGTATTCCGATATCGTTTTGCCGACGGCCAGTTGGTACGAGAAAAACGATCTCAATACATCTGATATGCATCCGTTCATCCACCCGCTTTCAGCGGCGATTGACCCTGTGTGGCAAAGCAAGTCGGACTGGGAGATTTATAAAGGAATTGCCAAAAAATTCTCGGAATTAACGGTAGGGCATTTAGGTGTTGAAAAAGACCTTGTGCTCAATCCGTTGATGCATGACAGCCCGTCCGAGCTCGCCCAGCCTGATGTGCGTGAATGGCGCCATAGCCAGTGTGATGCAATCCCCGGTAAAACTATGCCGACCATGAAAGTAGTGGAACGTGATTATCCAAACACTTATGCGCGGTTTACTTCTTTGGGGCCGCTCATGGAAAAGGCGGGCAACGGCGGAAAAGGGATTGCGTGGAACACCGAGCATGAAGTCGACTTCCTCAAAAAGCTTAACGGTACAAAGGAAGGCCGCGCGAAAATCGAAAGTGATATTGATGCGTGCGAAGTTATTCTGAGTCTTGCGCCGGAAACCAACGGCGAGGTGGCGGTCAAATCATGGGCCGCGCTTTCAAAAATAACGGGGCGTGACCATACGCACTTGGCTTTGCCGAAAGAGGAAGAAAAAATCCGCTTCCGCGATATTCAGGCGCAACCGCGCAAGATTATCTCGTCACCCACATGGAGCGGTATTGAATCCGAGCATGTCTGCTACAACGCAGGGTACACCAACGTGCATGAATTCATCCCGTGGCGTACGCTGACAGGACGCCAGCAGCTGTATCAGGATCATCCCTGGATGCTGGATTTCGGCGAAGGGTTGGTATCTTATCGCCCGCCCATTAATACCGGCACGGTTCAAAATATGCTCGATAAACACGGTAAAGAATCGCCGACGGTGCTGCTCAACTGGATTACACCGCACCAAAAATGGGGCATTCATTCCACGTATTCGGACAATCTGCATATGCTGACACTTTCGCGCGGCGGGCCGATTGTGTGGATGAGCGAGACCGATGCGCAGAAAATCGGCGCCAAGGATAACGATTGGCTGGAGGTGTTCAACACCAACGGTGCGATCGTCGCCCGTGCGGTTGTCAGCCAGCGTGTGAACGAAGGCATGATGATGATGTACCACGCGCAGGAGAAAATCGTGAACATGCCAGGGAGCCAGATAACAGGTGCACGCGGTGGCATCCATAACTCTGTAACCCGTGCAACGGTCAAGCCGACACACATGATTGGTGGTTATGCCCAGCAAAGTTACGGGTTTAACTATTACGGAACAGTCGGTTCCAACCGTGACGAATTCGTGATTGTACGCAAAATGGACAGGGTGGACTGGATGGATGGTTCCGTTCCGCAGGAGGCTGCACAATGA
- a CDS encoding NarK/NasA family nitrate transporter — protein sequence MQQNSQSLRALVFSAFSFTVCFAVWTIFSIIGLKIKENLGLSDAQFGLLAGTPILTGSLIRIFLGIWTDQYGGRIIFVAVMLAAAVATWLLTFAGTYPEFLLAALGVGIAGGSFAVGIAYVSKFYETKKQGTALGIFGAGNVGAAVTKFIAPFVMVAYGWEMVANVWAAALVVTAIVFWFGTSDDPALIERRRNNIKAKGAWLQMEPLKNLQVWRFSLYYFFVFGAFVALALWLPRYLVGAYGLDIKTAGMIAAAYSIPASLFRVVGGWLSDKYGARSVMYLTFAVSVLCTFLLSYPSTHYIVEGIRGPVEFSLRMTLPAFIALIFVLGFFMSLGKAAVYKHIPVYYPQHVGSVGGLVGMIGGLGGFVLPIVFGFLNDITGIWTSCFMVLFVLVSIAFVWMHVSILALESKRNPTLSEPKYFPELDKAKAH from the coding sequence ATGCAGCAAAACAGTCAATCGCTTAGAGCGCTTGTGTTCAGTGCCTTTTCTTTTACCGTCTGTTTTGCTGTTTGGACCATCTTTTCCATCATTGGCCTCAAGATCAAAGAAAATCTTGGATTGTCCGATGCGCAGTTCGGGCTTTTGGCGGGGACCCCGATTTTAACGGGTTCTCTTATCCGCATCTTTCTTGGCATATGGACGGATCAATATGGTGGCCGGATCATTTTTGTCGCTGTCATGTTGGCTGCGGCAGTCGCCACGTGGCTTCTGACATTTGCAGGCACTTATCCGGAATTCCTGCTGGCCGCCCTTGGCGTTGGTATTGCCGGCGGCTCTTTTGCTGTCGGTATCGCCTATGTCTCGAAGTTCTATGAAACAAAAAAACAAGGCACGGCACTTGGAATTTTTGGGGCAGGAAACGTGGGTGCGGCAGTTACAAAGTTTATTGCGCCCTTCGTCATGGTGGCTTACGGGTGGGAAATGGTTGCCAATGTCTGGGCAGCGGCGCTGGTTGTGACGGCAATCGTTTTTTGGTTTGGCACCAGTGATGATCCTGCACTGATTGAGCGCAGGAGGAACAATATAAAAGCCAAAGGCGCATGGCTTCAAATGGAGCCGCTTAAAAATCTCCAAGTCTGGCGTTTTTCACTGTACTACTTTTTTGTATTTGGTGCCTTTGTCGCGCTAGCACTCTGGTTGCCGCGCTATCTTGTTGGTGCGTATGGTCTTGATATCAAAACAGCAGGCATGATCGCGGCTGCGTACTCCATTCCGGCAAGTCTGTTCCGTGTGGTCGGCGGCTGGCTGTCCGACAAGTATGGCGCGCGTTCGGTCATGTACCTGACATTTGCCGTGTCAGTTCTGTGTACGTTCCTGCTTTCCTATCCTTCTACGCATTATATTGTTGAGGGAATACGCGGCCCTGTCGAGTTCTCGTTACGCATGACGTTGCCGGCTTTTATTGCCCTTATTTTTGTGCTCGGCTTTTTTATGTCTCTTGGCAAGGCAGCGGTTTACAAGCACATCCCTGTCTATTATCCGCAACATGTCGGCTCGGTCGGTGGATTGGTCGGCATGATCGGCGGTTTAGGGGGGTTTGTTCTTCCTATAGTGTTCGGATTTCTTAATGACATAACTGGAATCTGGACCAGTTGTTTTATGGTTCTATTTGTTCTGGTTTCCATCGCTTTTGTATGGATGCACGTTTCCATCCTTGCGCTTGAAAGTAAGAGAAACCCTACCTTAAGCGAACCGAAATATTTCCCTGAACTTGACAAAGCAAAAGCCCATTAA
- a CDS encoding Crp/Fnr family transcriptional regulator, which yields MPKTGGHSGLFDGLNETSLQMVLGNSVLQTYESGCTIFQQGDMPTHVYVVIEGTLRTLRNGEDGDEATIRMLRPGETCMEAVIFMGGPSPISVQAIEDSKVLLVPASFIKSHALRDGQFATNLLQIVTHHYKNAMHQIDAMQIKSPLQRIGYFFLEKFLEAGKPDGLTLPFKKTIIANYLGMTPETFSRALNKIRDIGVDIDGEKIHLSDAFVLCQFCDADMAHLCPRHETAECPVCPLHTNRHKA from the coding sequence ATGCCAAAAACAGGTGGCCATTCCGGGTTGTTCGATGGCCTCAACGAAACGAGCCTCCAGATGGTGCTTGGAAATTCCGTCCTGCAAACATACGAAAGCGGGTGTACCATCTTCCAGCAGGGCGATATGCCAACGCATGTCTATGTCGTGATCGAGGGTACATTGCGCACACTACGCAACGGCGAGGACGGTGACGAAGCAACCATCCGCATGCTGCGCCCGGGCGAAACATGCATGGAGGCCGTCATCTTCATGGGGGGGCCATCGCCCATATCCGTGCAAGCGATAGAGGATTCAAAAGTGCTGCTTGTCCCCGCAAGCTTTATAAAAAGCCACGCGCTGCGCGACGGGCAGTTTGCCACGAACCTTCTGCAAATCGTGACACATCACTATAAAAACGCGATGCATCAGATTGACGCTATGCAGATCAAATCACCCCTCCAGCGCATCGGCTATTTCTTTTTAGAGAAGTTTCTTGAGGCAGGAAAACCGGATGGCCTGACCCTGCCATTCAAAAAAACCATCATCGCCAATTACCTCGGCATGACGCCGGAAACGTTCTCTCGCGCGCTCAACAAAATCCGCGACATCGGCGTTGATATCGATGGTGAAAAAATCCATCTCAGCGACGCCTTCGTACTCTGCCAGTTCTGCGATGCCGACATGGCGCATCTTTGCCCGAGACACGAAACAGCCGAATGCCCCGTGTGCCCGCTACACACAAACCGTCACAAGGCGTAG
- a CDS encoding antiporter, whose amino-acid sequence MAQDIHNWDPENEAAWNTGASSVAYRNLWISIPCLLCGFAVWVYWSVITVQMLNLGFTFSKAELFTLNSIAGLSGATLRIPSSFFIRMAGGRNTIFFTTMLLMIPAFLTGVALQDVNTPLWVFQALALLCGFGGGNFAASMSNINFFFPKKMQGLALGLNAGLGNFGVTSTQILIPLVMTSAVFGGNSMILKADSGTLIGKIPAGAETWIHNSGFIWFAILVPLVVAAWVGMNNIRTQQVSPEIGNPVSSFFKIAVMLTIGLLTTVGGLWLMLPATANGSGYMVSKWIVLPLVIAATLGILAVFPGLSQRVRSQYKIFAHPHTWIMTVIYTMTFGSFIGFSAALPLSIKVIFGFQHVLGADGTFTHDLANPNAPSALTYAWIGPFIGAVIRPVGGWLADKLGGARVTQYCSVIMVAAALGAAHYMQAAYASATPEVFFTPFFLTFMALFFAAGIGNGSTFRTVAVVFDRQQAGPVLGWTSAVAAYGAFIIPIVFGEQIEKGLPQQALYGFAAFYVLCLVLNWWAYLRPGCAHKNP is encoded by the coding sequence ATGGCTCAAGATATCCATAACTGGGACCCCGAAAACGAAGCGGCATGGAATACGGGCGCAAGCTCGGTTGCTTATCGCAACCTCTGGATCTCCATCCCGTGCCTTTTGTGCGGTTTTGCCGTGTGGGTGTACTGGAGCGTCATTACGGTCCAGATGCTCAATCTGGGTTTTACCTTCAGTAAGGCCGAATTATTTACGCTCAATTCGATCGCGGGGCTTTCCGGTGCCACGTTGCGTATCCCTAGCTCTTTCTTCATCCGTATGGCGGGCGGGCGCAATACCATCTTCTTCACCACGATGCTTCTGATGATCCCTGCCTTTTTAACAGGCGTGGCGCTGCAGGATGTCAATACGCCACTTTGGGTGTTTCAGGCCCTTGCGCTGCTGTGCGGATTTGGCGGTGGTAACTTTGCGGCGTCTATGTCCAACATCAACTTCTTCTTCCCGAAAAAAATGCAGGGGCTTGCCTTGGGGCTAAACGCTGGTTTGGGTAACTTCGGCGTGACGTCTACACAAATTCTGATTCCGCTTGTCATGACATCGGCTGTGTTTGGCGGTAATTCGATGATCCTGAAGGCCGATTCCGGCACGCTGATCGGCAAAATTCCGGCTGGGGCCGAGACATGGATCCACAACTCCGGTTTCATCTGGTTTGCGATTCTCGTGCCGCTGGTTGTGGCTGCGTGGGTGGGGATGAACAACATCCGCACGCAGCAGGTGTCGCCGGAAATCGGCAATCCCGTTTCTTCCTTCTTCAAAATTGCCGTGATGCTGACCATCGGGTTGCTCACGACCGTTGGTGGGTTGTGGCTGATGTTGCCGGCTACTGCCAATGGCTCAGGCTACATGGTCAGCAAATGGATTGTGCTGCCGCTTGTCATTGCCGCAACGCTTGGAATTCTGGCGGTTTTTCCCGGGCTTTCGCAGCGTGTGCGCTCACAGTATAAAATCTTTGCGCATCCGCATACATGGATCATGACCGTCATTTATACGATGACCTTTGGTTCCTTTATCGGGTTTTCTGCCGCGTTGCCGTTGTCCATCAAGGTTATCTTCGGATTCCAGCATGTGCTGGGAGCGGACGGTACCTTCACGCATGACCTTGCCAACCCGAACGCACCATCGGCGCTGACTTATGCCTGGATCGGGCCCTTCATTGGCGCGGTTATACGCCCTGTTGGCGGCTGGCTTGCTGACAAACTGGGCGGCGCCCGCGTGACGCAATACTGCTCCGTTATCATGGTGGCGGCGGCCTTGGGCGCGGCACACTACATGCAGGCGGCCTATGCTTCGGCAACGCCAGAGGTCTTTTTCACGCCGTTCTTCCTGACCTTCATGGCGCTGTTTTTTGCAGCGGGGATCGGCAACGGTTCAACCTTCAGGACGGTGGCTGTGGTGTTCGATCGCCAGCAGGCTGGTCCCGTGCTGGGCTGGACATCGGCGGTGGCCGCTTATGGCGCGTTCATCATCCCCATCGTCTTTGGCGAACAGATTGAAAAAGGTTTGCCGCAGCAGGCGCTGTATGGCTTTGCGGCCTTCTATGTGCTGTGCCTTGTTTTGAACTGGTGGGCTTATCTGCGCCCGGGTTGCGCCCACAAGAATCCCTAG
- a CDS encoding molybdopterin molybdotransferase MoeA gives MPYVLKKDVPMISYLEALEILKKSAKPLSSCDVPIIGACGRVLAEDVRAGVDIQPFDNSAMDGFAVRMADFEGLPVTLDVAQTIAAGDASQKQLLQSKTCMAIMTGAMLPDWAEAVVPVEQAARNGNNVTFQQAPKVGDHIRRRGQDFKAGDVVVRKGTKLTPEHVMALAAVGCGKVLVNEKPKVCFIATGRELQEAGSGALEAGKIYNSNLPYALCKLADMGLDCVSFHAIGDDPALYSRTVSSALDAGCEIIISSGAVSAGDFDFVKKALEDMGAKILFHKVAIKPGKPVLFAQFPNGTLYFGLPGNPTSAAVGLRFFVQPFLDACLGVVDEGKACAVLDASFRKKNDLRHFLKAHVSADVNGQQRVTLLDGQESFKVSPFLKMNAWAVIPEELKSLEAGSVIETYAL, from the coding sequence TTGCCTTATGTTCTTAAAAAAGATGTTCCGATGATTTCCTATCTTGAAGCCCTTGAAATACTTAAAAAATCAGCCAAACCATTGTCGAGCTGTGACGTGCCCATTATCGGGGCTTGCGGTCGTGTCCTGGCCGAAGATGTGAGAGCGGGTGTCGATATCCAGCCTTTTGACAACAGTGCGATGGATGGTTTTGCCGTACGAATGGCAGATTTTGAGGGGCTGCCGGTTACTTTAGATGTAGCGCAAACCATCGCGGCCGGGGATGCGTCGCAAAAGCAGCTTCTTCAGAGTAAGACATGTATGGCCATCATGACGGGAGCGATGCTCCCTGATTGGGCGGAGGCGGTTGTTCCTGTCGAACAGGCGGCAAGAAACGGCAATAACGTCACGTTCCAGCAAGCACCGAAGGTGGGAGATCATATCCGTCGCCGAGGGCAGGATTTCAAGGCGGGTGATGTCGTTGTCCGAAAAGGTACGAAGCTTACGCCAGAGCATGTGATGGCATTGGCGGCTGTGGGTTGCGGCAAGGTTTTGGTAAATGAAAAGCCAAAGGTTTGTTTCATAGCCACGGGGCGGGAGTTGCAAGAAGCTGGTTCCGGTGCGCTGGAGGCAGGAAAAATCTATAACTCCAATTTGCCTTATGCGCTTTGCAAGCTTGCGGATATGGGGCTTGATTGCGTTTCCTTCCATGCCATTGGGGACGATCCCGCGCTGTATTCGCGCACGGTATCCAGTGCGCTGGATGCGGGTTGTGAAATCATCATTTCAAGCGGAGCTGTTTCGGCAGGTGATTTTGATTTTGTGAAAAAGGCACTGGAAGACATGGGCGCAAAAATCCTTTTTCACAAGGTGGCTATCAAGCCTGGCAAGCCTGTATTGTTCGCGCAATTTCCAAACGGCACTCTTTATTTTGGATTGCCCGGGAATCCGACATCAGCGGCTGTGGGGTTACGGTTTTTCGTGCAGCCATTTTTAGATGCATGTCTTGGTGTTGTTGATGAAGGTAAGGCTTGTGCCGTGCTTGATGCGTCGTTTCGGAAGAAAAATGATTTACGTCATTTTTTGAAGGCGCATGTTTCTGCCGATGTTAATGGGCAACAACGCGTGACGTTACTTGATGGTCAGGAATCTTTCAAGGTCAGTCCGTTTCTGAAAATGAATGCATGGGCCGTTATTCCCGAAGAGCTCAAAAGCCTTGAAGCTGGTTCCGTGATCGAAACCTACGCCTTGTGA